Proteins encoded in a region of the Triticum dicoccoides isolate Atlit2015 ecotype Zavitan chromosome 3A, WEW_v2.0, whole genome shotgun sequence genome:
- the LOC119269125 gene encoding uncharacterized protein At4g15545-like — MTHTPSAHAATPAPQPPAEGAGLSEAIVAALPPDPYDQLEVARKITAVAVAARASRLEHEAARLRQKLADKDRLAAELADRAEELDQALRDADARLRAVLDDNAKLVKERDSLVQTSRKLARDLAKLETFKRHLMQTLGDDNSSSQETVDIRTCEQSVAKASSWRDDASASNNPAPASTTRADGSSEAESVNQEVARPFEQKLTITHMTPRLIADPAPKQRSSSAASARRYSTAVSPKLASRASSPRRYSTAVSPKLSSGSSGAGAATSPRLEGHMAMSAWLPSSKMSSAANSPPRGHSVSGRTTRIDGKEFFRQARSRLSYEQFAAFLANIKELNAHRQSQEETLEKADQIFGAENKDLLLSFQGLLSRSLT, encoded by the exons ATGACGCATACCCCCAGCGCCCACGCCGCCACGCCGGCGCCTCAACCTCCCGCCGAGGGCGCCGGGCTGTCCGAGGCCATCGTGGCCGCGCTGCCGCCGGACCCGTACGACCAGCTGGAGGTGGCCCGCAAGATCAccgccgtggccgtggccgcgCGCGCCTCCCGCCTGGAGCACGAGGCCGCGCGCCTCCGCCAGAAGCTGGCCGACAAGGACCGcctcgccgccgagctcgccgACAGGGCCGAGGAGCTCGACCAGGCCCTCCGCGACGCCGACGCCCGCCTCCGCGCCGTCCTCGATGACAAC GCTAAGCTGGTGAAGGAGAGGGACTCGCTCGTCCAGACGTCCAGGAAGCTGGCCAGGGACCTCGCCAAG CTGGAGACGTTCAAGAGACACCTGATGCAGACACTGGGGGACGACAATTCTTCA AGTCAGGAGACAGTGGACATCAGGACCTGCGAGCAATCGGTCGCCAAAGCAAGTTCCTGGAGAG ACGACGCGTCCGCGAGCAATAATCCTGCTCCTGCATCCACCACCCGAGCCGACGGATCTTCGGAAGCCGAAAGCGTGAACCAGGAAG TGGCAAGGCCGTTCGAGCAGAAGCTCACCATCACGCACATGACCCCGCGCCTCATCGCCGACCCGGCGCCGAAGCAGAGGTCCTCCTCCGCGGCCTCCGCCCGGAGATACTCCACCGCCGTGTCCCCGAAGCTGGCGTCCCGCGCCTCTTCCCCTCGACGGTACTCCACGGCCGTGTCGCCGAAGCTGTCGTCCGGCAGCAGCGGCGCCGGCGCCGCCACTTCCCCGCGGCTCGAAGGCCACATGGCGATGTCGGCGTGGCTCCCCTCCAGCAAGATGTCCTCTGCGGCCAACTCGCCCCCTCGTGGGCACTCAGTCTCAG GGCGCACGACGAGGATAGATGGCAAGGAGTTCTTCCGTCAAGCGAG GAGCCGTCTGTCGTACGAACAGTTTGCTGCTTTCCTCGCCAACATCAAGGAGCTCAACGCTCACAGGCAATCCCAAGAG GAGACCCTCGAAAAGGCAGACCAGATCTTCGGCGCAGAAAACAAGGACCTCCTCCTCTCATTTCAGGGCCTGCTTAGCCGTAGCCTCacgtaa